A window from Fragaria vesca subsp. vesca linkage group LG5, FraVesHawaii_1.0, whole genome shotgun sequence encodes these proteins:
- the LOC101292210 gene encoding uncharacterized protein LOC101292210 yields the protein MMNAHRMRKSRGFRLRVHKLVKIFKWIVHRPRREPVRYQRLQSTTSRSTYNPVSKFLTLARSLRRGAKQLCFPNNSGYMRVGQSPDEAKPVVVPKGHMAVYVGESDDDTQRYLVPVIYFNHPLFGELLKEAEKVYGFNHPGRIVIPCEASEFEKVQMRIAAGDHCQRRRRTSTRRHYF from the coding sequence ATGATGAACGCCCACAGAATGAGAAAGAGCAGAGGTTTCAGGCTGAGAGTACACAAGCTGGTCAAGATCTTCAAATGGATAGTCCATCGACCCAGAAGAGAGCCGGTCCGGTACCAGAGGCTGCAATCCACGACGTCCAGAAGTACGTACAACCCCGTTTCCAAATTCTTGACCTTGGCAAGGTCTCTTCGACGTGGAGCCAAGCAGCTGTGTTTTCCTAATAACTCGGGTTACATGCGGGTTGGACAGTCCCCGGATGAAGCGAAACCGGTGGTTGTTCCGAAGGGACACATGGCCGTGTACGTGGGGGAGTCCGACGACGACACGCAGAGGTACTTGGTGCCTGTCATATACTTCAATCACCCGCTGTTCGGGGAGTTGTTGAAGGAGGCTGAGAAGGTTTACGGGTTCAACCATCCGGGTCGGATCGTTATACCATGTGAGGCTTCCGAGTTTGAGAAGGTGCAGATGAGGATTGCTGCAGGGGACCATTGTCAACGGCGGAGGAGGACTAGTACCCGTCGCCATTACTTTTGA
- the LOC101292503 gene encoding vacuolar-processing enzyme-like: MAARLSKLLLLFVALVIQTTIGGGGRAAARLDFWDSAAIRLPSEKDKTEDAVEQSGTTWAVLVAGSNGYGNYRHQADVCHAYQILKKGGLKEENIVVFMYDDIAMHEMNPRKGIIINHPQGQDVYAGVPKDYTGEHVNAANLYAVLLGDKKAVKGGTGKVVASKPNDRIFLFYSDHGGPGVLGMPNMPFLYAMDFINVLKKKHASGSYKEMVIYVEACESGSIFEGIMPSDLNIYVATASNAEENSFGTYCPGMNPPPPPEYITCLGDLYSVAWMEDSERHNLKKETIKEQYQTVKERTSNFNNYNIGSHVMQYGSKNLTEEKLYLYLGFDPASVNFPPNNGQLEQHMEVVNQRDAEIFFMWQLYKRSEHGSEKKREILKQIRDTMNHRNHIDGSIKFIGTFLYGPKNGATVLNSVRPLGLPLVDDWECLKSMVRVFETHCGSLTQYGMKHMRAFANICNSGVSQAQMEEASWAACDGHDLGHLHPSNKGYSA, translated from the exons ATGGCGGCCCGTCTGTCTAAGCTGCTACTTCTCTTTGTAGCACTGGTTATACAAACCACTATAGGCGGAGGAGGTCGAGCCGCCGCTAGGCTCGACTTCTGGGACTCTGCTGCAATCCGGTTGCCCTCGGAGAAGGATAAGACCGAAGATGCCGTTGAACAATCCGGGACTACTTGGGCGGTTCTTGTAGCTGGGTCTAATGGATACGGAAATTACAGGCATCAG GCAGATGTTTGTCACGCATATCAGATACTGAAAAAAGGAGGGTTGAAGGAGGAGAACATAGTGGTGTTCATGTATGATGACATCGCCATGCATGAGATGAATCCCAGGAAAGGCATCATCATCAACCATCCACAAGGTCAAGATGTATACGCCGGCGTCCCTAAG GATTACACCGGGGAGCATGTAAATGCTGCGAACCTGTATGCAGTACTTCTTGGGGACAAGAAAGCTGTGAAAGGTGGAACCGGAAAGGTTGTGGCAAGCAAACCTAATGACAGGATCTTCTTATTCTACTCAGATCATGGTGGTCCTGGTGTTCTTG GAATGCCAAATATGCCTTTCCTGTATGCAATGGATTTCATTAATGTTTTGAAGAAGAAACACGCATCTGGGAGCTACAAAGAGATG GTTATATATGTAGAAGCATGTGAGAGTGGGAGCATTTTTGAAGGCATAATGCCAAGTGACCTTAACATATACGTGGCTACAGCATCAAATGCAGAGGAAAACAGCTTTGGGACTTACTGTCCAGGGATGAACCCTCCACCACCCCCTGAATACATCACTTGCTTAGGGGATTTGTACAGTGTTGCTTGGATGGAAGACAG TGAGAGACACAATCTGAAGAAAGAAACAATAAAAGAACAATACCAGACG GTAAAGGAACGGACTTCAAATTTTAATAACTACAATATTGGATCTCATGTGATGCAATATGGGAGTAAGAATCTTACAGAAGAGAAGCTCTATCTGTACCTTGGTTTTGATCCTGCCTCTGTGAACTTCCCTCCAAACAATGGTCAACTAGAACAGCACATGGAAGTTGTCAACCAGAGAGATGCAGAGATTTTCTTCATGTGGCAACTG TACAAAAGATCAGAACATGGGTCAGAAAAAAAGAGGGAGATCCTGAAGCAGATTAGAGATACAATGAACCACAGGAATCACATAGATGGAAGCATAAAATTCATAGGGACATTTCTGTATGGACCTAAGAATGGTGCTACTGTACTGAATTCCGTCAGACCACTTGGACTGCCTCTTGTGGATGACTGGGAATGCTTAAAATCCATG GTGCGAGTGTTTGAAACACACTGTGGATCGTTGACTCAGTACGGCATGAAACACATGCGAGCGTTTGCCAACATCTGCAACAGTGGTGTGTCTCAAGCCCAAATGGAGGAAGCATCTTGGGCTGCTTGTGATGGTCACGATCTGGGCCATCTGCATCCTTCAAACAAAGGTTATAGTGCTTGA
- the LOC101292793 gene encoding NADH dehydrogenase (ubiquinone) complex I, assembly factor 6-like, with translation MNNASASSSLRAAFSHCVQQVRNYDYHHYLCLLELPHNMRKAAFAVRALNVETARAMDVASDPRIGLMRLVWWQEAIDKIYANKSIEHPTAQALLSVVHENKISKGWLKRSVEARINDARKEIGDAPEKIEDLEKYAEDTMSTNLYMTLQAGGIRSTAADHAASHIGKASGLLLLIKSLPYHANRNRHFSYIPTEVAAKHGLLVKHGDQAEIHLDSREGLREAVFEMASVANDHLQKARELASTVPAEARPVLLPAVPAQVLLDSLRRVNFDVFDPRLARGILGMAPLLYQLKLKWHSWRGKY, from the coding sequence ATGAATAATGCTTCAGCATCCAGTAGTTTAAGGGCAGCTTTCTCACACTGTGTACAGCAAGTCCGAAATTATGATTACCATCATTACCTTTGCCTCCTTGAACTCCCCCATAACATGCGGAAGGCTGCGTTTGCAGTCCGGGCGTTGAATGTCGAAACAGCTCGTGCAATGGATGTTGCTTCTGATCCCAGGATTGGTCTTATGCGTCTTGTCTGGTGGCAAGAAGCCATAGACAAAATCTATGCCAACAAGTCAATTGAGCACCCAACAGCACAAGCTCTATTGTCAGTCGTACATGAGAACAAAATCAGCAAGGGATGGTTGAAACGGTCTGTCGAAGCTCGCATCAATGATGCAAGGAAGGAGATTGGTGATGCCCCAGAAAAAATTGAAGACTTGGAAAAATATGCTGAAGACACCATGTCCACTAATCTTTACATGACACTACAAGCTGGTGGTATCAGGTCGACCGCAGCCGATCATGCAGCATCACATATTGGTAAAGCGAGTGGGCTTCTTCTGCTAATTAAATCACTGCCATACCATGCTAACCGCAACAGGCACTTCTCTTATATACCAACTGAAGTGGCAGCCAAGCATGGTTTGTTGGTAAAACATGGTGATCAAGCAGAGATCCATTTGGACTCTCGTGAGGGCTTACGTGAAGCAGTTTTTGAGATGGCATCAGTGGCTAATGACCATTTGCAGAAGGCTCGTGAATTAGCCAGTACGGTACCTGCAGAGGCTCGTCCGGTGCTGTTGCCAGCAGTCCCTGCCCAAGTTCTACTAGACTCCCTGAGGCGGGTGAATTTTGATGTGTTCGACCCAAGGTTAGCACGAGGGATCCTAGGTATGGCCCCTTTGTTGTATCAGTTGAAACTAAAGTGGCATTCATGGAGAGGAAAATACTGA
- the LOC101293091 gene encoding heat shock protein STI-like, translating into MADEAKAKGNAAYSAGDYEAAITHFTEAINLAPTNHVLYSNRSASYASLNRYSDALSDAKKTVELKPDWVKGYSRLGAAHHGLAQFDDAVSAYNKGLEIDPNNAALKEALAESKSARDRAAARASRPPPSSNPFGDAFSGPQMWAKLTADPSTRAFMQQPDFVSMMQEIQKNPTNLNLYLKDQRVMQALGVLLNVKLQGGGGGASEDDDMPDFPAERTRSAAEATEPPPQRKEEKKPEPEPMDVPEEEKEAKKRKAEALKEKEAGNAAYKKKDFDSAIQHYTKAMEIDDEDISYLLNRAATYLEMGQYDDCIKDCDKAVERGREVRADFKMIAKALTRKGTAIAKTAKTSKDYEPAIEIFQKALTEHRNPDTLKKLNDAEKAKKDLEQQEYFDPKLADEEREKGNEFFKQQKYPEAIRHYTEALRRNPKDPKAYSNRAACYTKLGAMPEGLKDAEKCIELDPTFSKGYTRKGTVQYFMREYEKALETYQEGLKHDPGNQDLLDGVRKCVEQINKASRGDLSADELKERQTKGMQDPEIQNILSDPVMRQVLVDFQENPKAAQEHSKNPMVMAKIQKLVSAGIVQIK; encoded by the exons ATGGCCGACGAAGCCAAAGCCAAAGGCAACGCCGCCTACTCCGCCGGCGACTACGAAGCCGCCATCACCCACTTCACCGAGGCCATCAACCTCGCCCCCACCAACCACGTCCTCTACTCCAACCGATCCGCCTCCTACGCCAGCCTCAACCGCTACTCCGACGCCCTCTCCGACGCCAAGAAGACCGTCGAGCTCAAGCCCGACTGGGTCAAAGGCTACAGCCGCCTCGGCGCCGCCCACCACGGCCTCGCTCAATTCGACGACGCCGTTTCCGCTTACAACAAGGGCCTCGAGATTGATCCCAACAACGCCGCCCTCAAAGAGGCCTTGGCCGAGAGCAAGTCCGCCCGCGATCGCGCCGCCGCCCGGGCCTCCCGACCCCCGCCGTCGTCGAACCCCTTCGGCGATGCGTTCTCGGGTCCTCAGATGTGGGCCAAGCTCACGGCTGACCCGAGTACCCGGGCCTTTATGCAGCAGCCCGATTTCGTTAGCATGATGCAGGAGATTCAGAAGAACCCCACCAACCTCAATCTGTATCTCAAAGACCAGAGGGTTATGCAAGCCCTTGGGGTTTTGCTCAATGTGAAGCTCCAGGGAGGAGGAGGAGGCGCGTCGGAGGACGACGATATGCCTGATTTTCCGGCCGAGAGGACACGGTCTGCTGCGGAGGCCACTGAGCCGCCGCCGCAGAGGAAGGAGGAGAAGAAGCCGGAGCCGGAGCCCATGGATGTTCCGGAGGAGGAGAAGGAGGCCAAGAAGAGGAAGGCTGAGGCCTTGAAGGAGAAGGAGGCCGGCAATGCGGCTTATAAGAAGAAGGACTTCGACTCTGCCATTCAGCATTATACCAAGGCAATGGAGATTGATGATGAAGACATTTCGTATTTGTTGAACCGGGCTGCCACTTATTTGGAAATGGGTCAG TATGATGATTGTATTAAAGACTGTGACAAGGCTGTTGAAAGGGGAAGAGAGGTCAGGGCAGACTTTAAGATGATAGCAAAAGCTTTGACTAGGAAGGGAACCGCTATTGCGAAAACAGCAAAAACCTCTAAGGATTATGAACCTGCTATTGAGATATTCCAGAAAGCTCTCACAGAACATCGCAACCCCGACACCCTAAAGAAATTGAATGATGCTGAGAAGGCTAAAAAGGACCTAGAGCAACAAGAATATTTTGATCCGAAGCTAGCCGATGAGGAGCGAGAGAAAG GCAATGAGTTTTTCAAGCAGCAGAAGTACCCAGAAGCTATTAGGCATTACACTGAAGCCTTGAGAAGGAATCCCAAGGATCCAAAG GCATATAGCAATAGAGCTGCTTGCTATACAAAGTTGGGGGCAATGCCGGAGGGATTGAAGGACGCCGAAAAGTGCATTGAACTTGACCCAACCTTTTCAAAGGGCTATACCAGAAAGGGTACAGTCCAATATTTCATGAGAGAATACGAAAAAGCTTTGGAAACATATCAAGAAGGTCTGAAGCATGATCCTGGCAACCAGGACTTGCTTGATGGTGTGAGAAA GTGTGTAGAGCAGATTAACAAAGCTAGCCGTGGGGATCTGAGTGCCGATGAATTGAAGGAGAGACAG ACTAAGGGAATGCAGGATCCAGAAATTCAGAATATCCTCTCAGATCCTGTTATGCGACAG GTGTTGGTTGATTTCCAGGAGAATCCCAAAGCCGCTCAGGAACACTCTAAGAACCCGATGGTGATGGCCAAAATCCAGAAGCTGGTCAGTGCTGGAATTGTTCAGATTAAGTGA
- the LOC101293391 gene encoding elongation factor G, chloroplastic-like, producing MAAESVRAVQSFSFNGSQTRPTIPLSPPRFLGLRPPRSSSSSLTSSSLSHFFGNLRLASNSSKTSTLGRRNLSVLAMAADDGKRAVPLEDYRNIGIMAHIDAGKTTTTERVLYYTGRNYKIGEVHEGTATMDWMEQEQERGITITSAATTTFWDKHRINIIDTPGHVDFTLEVERALRVLDGAICLFDSVAGVEPQSETVWRQADKYGVPRICFVNKMDRLGANFFRTRDMIVSNLGAKPLVLQIPVGAEDNFKGVIDLVKMRAIIWSGEELGAKFTYEDIPSDLQELADEYRSLMIETIVELDDEAMEGYLEGVEPDEAAIKKLIRQGTISASFVPVLCGSAFKNKGVQPLLDAVVDYLPSPLDVPPMQGTDADNPEITIERAASDDEPFAGLAFKIMSDPFVGSLTFVRVYAGKLSAGSYVLNANKGKKERIGRLLEMHANSREDVKVALTGDIIALAGLKDTVTGETLSDPEHPIVLERMEFPDPVIKVAIEPKTKADVDKMGAGLVKLAQEDPSFHFSRDEEVNQTVIEGMGELHLEIIVDRLKREFKVEANVGAPQVNYRESISKVAEVKYVHKKQSGGQGQFADITVRFEPMEPGNGYEFKSEIKGGAVPREYIPGVMKGLEECMSNGVLAGFPVVDVRAVLTDGSYHDVDSSVLAFQLAARGAFREGMKRAGPKMLEPIMKVEVVTPEEHLGDVIGDLNSRRGQINSFSDKPGGLKVVDAEVPLAEMFQYVSTLRGMTKGRASYTMQLAKFDVVPQHIQNQLSAKEEEVTA from the exons ATGGCTGCAGAGTCAGTGAGAGCAGTTCAGAGTTTCAGCTTCAATGGGTCTCAGACAAGGCCAACCATCCCTCTCTCCCCACCTCGCTTTCTGGGTCTTCGTCCTCCTCGCTCTTCTTCTTCTTCTCTCACTTCCTCTTCCCTTTCCCACTTCTTCGGGAATCTCCGTCTCGCCTCCAACTCCTCAAAGACCTCTACTTTGGGCCGCAGAAACCTCTCTGTTCTCGCCATGGCCGCCGATG ATGGAAAGCGTGCAGTACCGTTAGAAGATTATCGGAATATTGGAATTATGGCTCACATAGATGCAGGGAAGACTACTACAACTGAACGGGTTTTGTACTATACGGGAAGAAATTATAAAATAGGGGAGGTGCATGAAGGAACAGCAACTATGGACTGGATGGAGCAGGAACAAGAAAGAGGCATTACCATAACTTCTGCTGCAACTACAACCTTTTGGGACAAACACAGAATTAACATTATTGATACTCCTGGCCATGTGGACTTCACCCTTGAGGTGGAGCGAGCTCTCAGGGTGCTTGATGGCGCAATATGCTTGTTTGACAGTGTTGCTGGGGTGGAACCTCAGTCTGAAACTGTATGGAGGCAAGCTGATAAATATGGGGTGCCCAGGATTTGCTTTGTCAACAAAATGGATCGACTTGGGGCAAATTTTTTCCGCACAAGGGACATGATAGTGTCGAATTTGGGTGCCAAACCACTTGTACTTCAAATTCCAGTTGGTGCTGAAGATAATTTTAAGGGAGTTATTGATCTTGTGAAGATGAGAGCTATAATTTGGTCAGGAGAAGAATTGGGTGCAAAATTTACGTATGAGGATATTCCCTCTGATCTTCAGGAGCTGGCTGATGAATACAGATCACTGATGATAGAAACCATAGTTGAGTTGGATGATGAAGCTATGGAGGGGTATCTAGAAGGGGTTGAACCTGATGAGGCCGCCATTAAGAAATTGATTAGGCAGGGAACCATCTCAGCTAGTTTTGTGCCAGTATTATGTGGCTCAGCTTTTAAAAATAAGGGGGTTCAACCATTGCTTGATGCTGTTGTGGATTATTTACCCTCACCACTTGATGTGCCACCAATGCAGGGAACTGATGCAGATAACCCAGAAATCACAATTGAGAGGGCTGCAAGTGATGACGAACCATTTGCTGGGCTGGCATTCAAGATCATGAGCGATCCATTTGTGGGATCCCTTACATTTGTGAGAGTCTATGCAGGAAAGCTAAGTGCTGGATCATATGTGCTGAATGCAAACAAGGGAAAAAAGGAGAGGATTGGAAGACTTCTAGAGATGCATGCAAACAGTAGGGAGGATGTTAAGGTCGCTTTAACTGGTGATATTATTGCGCTTGCAGGTCTAAAAGATACTGTTACTGGTGAAACATTGAGTGACCCTGAGCATCCTATTGTGCTTGAACGTATGGAATTCCCTGATCCTGTGATTAAGGTGGCAATTGAACCCAAAACTAAAGCTGACGTTGATAAGATGGGTGCTGGTTTGGTTAAGCTTGCTCAGGAAGACCCTTCGTTCCACTTCTCAAGAGATGAAGAGGTTAATCAGACAGTGATCGAAGGAATGGGTGAATTGCATCTTGAGATTATTGTTGATCGCCTCAAGAGGGAATTCAAG GTCGAGGCTAATGTTGGAGCACCCCAGGTTAACTACCGTGAAAGCATTTCTAAAGTCGCTGAAGTAAAGTATGTGCACAAGAAACAATCTGGTGGACAGGGTCAATTCGCAGATATCACTGTCCGATTTGAACCCATGGAGCCCGGTAATGGGTATGAGTTCAAGAGTGAAATCAAGGGAGGTGCAGTGCCCAGAGAGTACATTCCTGGGGTGATGAAAGGACTAGAGGAGTGCATGAGTAACGGTGTGCTTGCAGGCTTTCCTGTCGTCGACGTGCGTGCTGTACTAACCGATGGTTCTTACCACGATGTTGACTCGAGTGTTTTGGCATTCCAGTTGGCAGCGAGAGGAGCTTTCCGAGAGGGTATGAAGAGAGCTGGCCCAAAAATGCTTGAACCCATAATGAAAGTTGAAGTAGTTACACCTGAAGAACATTTGGGAGATGTGATTGGTGACCTTAACTCCAGGAGAGGTCAGATCAACAGCTTTAGCGACAAACCTGGTGGTCTCAAG GTGGTCGATGCTGAGGTTCCTCTTGCGGAGATGTTCCAATACGTTAGTACACTAAGGGGCATGACAAAAGGTCGTGCATCCTACACGATGCAATTAGCTAAGTTTGATGTTGTTCCTCAGCACATTCAGAACCAACTTTCTGCCAAGGAGGAAGAAGTTACTGCTTGA
- the LOC101308875 gene encoding NADH dehydrogenase C1, chloroplastic/mitochondrial-like has product MSSTAFAASATLLRLNCEAKHQARLFPDFLRRGRSKISLFASSQRKRSQFVIASSASGGNGGVAEISEAETAPQFYSWPDEKKPRVCILGGGFGGLYTALRLESLVWPDDKKPQVLLVDQSEHFVFKPMLYELLSGEVDAWEIAPRFSDLLANTNVLFIQDKVKLLYPSDHLGMNGPAKSSVGGSVLLESGLLIEYDWLVLSLGAEPKLDVVPGALEFALPFSTLEDARKVDLRLRELERRKFSKESLIRVVVVGCGYAGVELAATVSERLQDRGVVQAINVENTICPNAPLGNREAATKVLSSRKVELLLGYFVRCIRQVVDTEASEKPAKSIGVEHDYGKYILELQPTEKGLQSQTIEADLVLWTVGSKSLLPHLEPGNRRSALPLNGRGQAETDETLRVNGHPRIFAVGDSSALRESNGRLLPATAQVAFQQADFAGWNLWAAINNRPLLPFRFQNLGEMITLGRNDAAISPSFIEGLTLDGPLGHTARKLAYLIRLPTDEHRLKVGISWLTKSAIDSVASLQSTLTKVISNS; this is encoded by the coding sequence ATGTCATCAACTGCATTTGCTGCTTCAGCCACTCTTCTACGGCTGAATTGTGAGGCAAAGCACCAGGCTAGGTTATTTCCTGATTTCTTGAGAAGAGGCCGGTCTAAGATATCGCTATTTGCTAGCTCGCAAAGGAAAAGATCGCAGTTTGTTATTGCTTCAAGTGCATCTGGGGGGAATGGAGGTGTTGCGGAGATATCTGAAGCTGAAACTGCCCCTCAATTTTATTCTTGGCCGGATGAGAAGAAACCAAGGGTGTGTATACTAGGTGGTGGGTTTGGAGGTCTATATACTGCTCTAAGACTAGAATCGTTAGTGTGGCCTGATGACAAGAAGCCTCAGGTGCTCCTTGTTGACCAGTCTGAACACTTTGTTTTTAAGCCAATGCTTTATGAGCTTCTCTCCGGAGAAGTTGATGCATGGGAGATAGCTCCTCGCTTTTCAGATCTGCTGGCCAATACAAATGTGCTGTTTATTCAAGACAAGGTCAAGCTCTTGTACCCTTCTGATCATTTGGGAATGAATGGACCTGCAAAATCAAGTGTTGGAGGGAGTGTCCTTCTTGAGAGTGGTCTTCTTATTGAATATGACTGGCTGGTTCTTTCTCTGGGTGCTGAACCTAAGCTTGATGTTGTACCAGGAGCGTTGGAGTTTGCATTGCCATTCTCGACTCTGGAGGATGCTCGCAAGGTTGATCTTAGGCTAAGAGAACTGGAGAGGAGAAAGTTCAGCAAGGAATCTCTGATACGTGTGGTGGTCGTTGGTTGTGGTTATGCGGGAGTTGAGTTAGCTGCCACAGTATCGGAGAGACTGCAGGACAGAGGCGTAGTGCAAGCAATTAATGTAGAAAACACAATTTGCCCGAACGCCCCACTTGGAAATAGGGAGGCTGCAACTAAAGTTCTCTCGTCCAGGAAAGTTGAACTTCTGTTGGGTTACTTTGTTCGTTGTATTCGCCAAGTTGTTGATACAGAAGCTTCAGAAAAACCAGCAAAGAGCATAGGAGTAGAACATGATTATGGGAAATATATATTGGAACTTCAACCTACTGAAAAGGGATTACAAAGTCAAACTATTGAAGCAGATCTTGTCTTATGGACTGTTGGGTCTAAATCTCTTCTTCCTCATCTGGAACCTGGTAACAGACGTAGTGCGCTTCCCTTAAACGGCAGGGGCCAAGCAGAAACAGATGAAACTCTTCGCGTTAACGGTCACCCACGCATATTTGCAGTTGGTGATTCTTCTGCTTTAAGGGAATCAAATGGAAGGCTTCTTCCTGCCACTGCACAGGTCGCTTTTCAGCAAGCAGACTTTGCTGGTTGGAATCTGTGGGCTGCAATAAACAACCGCCCGCTTTTGCCTTTCAGGTTTCAGAATTTAGGCGAAATGATAACTTTGGGAAGAAATGATGCTGCCATTTCTCCAAGTTTCATCGAGGGGTTAACGCTAGATGGTCCTTTGGGTCACACCGCAAGGAAATTGGCCTACTTGATTAGATTACCAACTGATGAGCATAGGCTTAAAGTAGGGATCAGCTGGCTCACAAAATCTGCTATAGATTCTGTTGCATCTCTACAGAGCACCCTCACTAAGGTTATCTCAAACTCATAG
- the LOC101293682 gene encoding 21 kDa protein-like yields the protein MECHLMLALPILQLLLNHINPCTAAAASSSKVNTEYIKTSCSVTLYPKLCYTSLSIYAGKIKTSPKVLAHTALNVTLRATKATSAVINRCSKVHGLKPIEVAATLDCVEEISDALDELRKSIGELGHAVKGSRSFLFQISDIQTWVSAALTDEDTCLDGFDEPKLNGRVETIVRREITKIAHLTSNALALINNYASN from the coding sequence ATGGAATGCCATCTGATGCTAGCTCTGCCTATTCTCCAGTTGCTTCTTAACCACATAAACCCCTGCACAGCTGCTGCAGCATCTTCTAGCAAAGTGAACACCGAGTACATAAAGACATCATGCAGCGTCACGCTCTATCCGAAACTGTGCTACACCTCCCTCTCAATCTATGCTGGAAAAATCAAGACCAGCCCGAAAGTGCTAGCCCATACCGCCCTCAACGTGACCCTTAGAGCCACCAAAGCAACTTCCGCGGTAATAAACAGGTGTTCAAAAGTTCATGGACTGAAGCCTATAGAGGTTGCAGCCACACTCGACTGTGTGGAGGAGATTAGTGATGCTTTGGATGAGCTGCGAAAGTCCATAGGTGAATTGGGTCATGCAGTTAAAGGCTCGAGAAGTTTCTTGTTTCAAATTAGTGATATTCAAACATGGGTTAGTGCTGCATTAACTGATGAGGACACCTGCTTGGATGGTTTTGATGAACCTAAATTGAATGGAAGGGTGGAGACTATTGTCCGGAGGGAAATAACGAAGATCGCGCATCTGACGAGCAATGCCTTGGCGCTCATCAACAACTACGCCTCAAACTAA
- the LOC101293974 gene encoding 21 kDa protein-like, which translates to MARLGFISLLVLFHVVYLVGKADSTPPRHSSSTKFIKASCRATQYPALCVQCLAGYARSIRQSERQLAQTALAVSLSRVRKAESFVTKLTKVRGIKPREYRAVKDCIENMGDGVDQIGQSMRELGHTGRAFGQEFMWHMSNVQTWVSAALTDETTCLDGFSGRLMDGNIKVAIRRRVNDVAQVTSNALALVNRFATKHKAAAAAKDP; encoded by the coding sequence ATGGCGAGACTAGGCTTTATTTCCTTACTAGTTCTTTTCCATGTTGTTTACCTGGTTGGTAAAGCAGACTCAACCCCTCCCAGACACTCAAGTTCCACTAAGTTCATCAAAGCTTCATGCAGAGCAACACAGTACCCAGCTCTGTGTGTGCAATGCCTTGCAGGTTATGCACGCTCGATTCGACAGAGTGAAAGACAGCTAGCTCAGACTGCTTTGGCAGTGAGCCTATCCCGGGTGCGAAAAGCTGAATCCTTTGTGACCAAGTTGACTAAAGTTAGGGGGATCAAGCCTAGGGAGTACAGAGCTGTGAAAGACTGCATAGAGAACATGGGGGATGGCGTGGACCAGATTGGCCAGTCGATGAGGGAGCTTGGACATACGGGTCGAGCCTTTGGTCAGGAGTTCATGTGGCACATGAGCAATGTGCAGACTTGGGTTAGTGCTGCACTCACTGATGAGACCACTTGTCTTGATGGGTTTTCAGGTCGTCTTATGGATGGAAATATCAAGGTTGCTATCAGAAGAAGGGTCAATGATGTTGCTCAGGTCACTAGCAACGCACTAGCTCTGGTTAATCGCTTTGCAACTAAACACAAGGCGGCTGCAGCTGCCAAAGATCCTTAG
- the LOC101294262 gene encoding uncharacterized protein LOC101294262 encodes MAALSIGIATTSSAFLSRPTPRRLRPTRIACVTWDPEGILGPAQTGHIARKEFQRRLEKDSDAREAFERQVIEEKERRRAVRESRVAPDTAEGLIEYFLDTEAREIEFEISRLRPRLNKEFFSHLQFEIGQLRFAVSKTQDVEDRLIELEALQKALQEGTEAYDKMQIDLVKAKESLTKILSSKNIKETLLGMVETNELNRSLLTILDENIASAQQGDQKQAAEFMEKLRGAVLKYMTV; translated from the exons ATGGCAGCTCTAAGCATTGGCATCGCCACCACAAGCTCCGCCTTTCTTTCAAGGCCCACTCCCCGCCGTCTCAGGCCCACTAGGATTGCCTGCGTCACATGG GATCCAGAAGGTATACTCGGGCCGGCGCAGACGGGCCACATAGCCCGGAAAGAGTTCCAGAGACGGCTGGAGAAGGACTCCGATGCTCGAGAGGCGTTTGAGCGCCAAGTTATTGAAGAGAAAGAGCGCCGTCGAGCTGTTAGAGAA TCTCGGGTAGCTCCAGACACTGCAGAGGGGTTGATCGAGTATTTCCTTGATACTGAAGCTAGGGAGATTGAGTTCGAGATTTCCAGGTTGAGGCCAAG ATTGAACAAGGAATTTTTCTCGCACCTACAATTTGAGATTGGTCAGCTACGGTTTGCGGTTTCAAAAACTCAG GATGTAGAAGATAGGCTGATTGAGCTGGAAGCACTGCAGAAAGCGCTTCAGGAAGGAACAG AAGCGTATGATAAAATGCAAATTGACCTCGTTAAAGCCAAAGAAAGTCTGACCAAAATCTTGTCATCAAAGAATATCAAAGAAACT TTACTGGGGATGGTTGAAACCAACGAACTTAATAGATCCTTGTTGACAATTCTTGATGAAAACATAGCAAGTGCACAGCAGGGTGACCAG AAGCAAGCGGCTGAGTTCATGGAAAAGCTACGTGGAGCTGTCCTCAAGTACATGACAGTTTAG